A stretch of the Musa acuminata AAA Group cultivar baxijiao chromosome BXJ2-7, Cavendish_Baxijiao_AAA, whole genome shotgun sequence genome encodes the following:
- the LOC135616289 gene encoding alpha-humulene synthase-like codes for MSTLGSDVKGLLSLYNAAYLGTHGEIILDEAISFTRNSLVSALADLKPPLTTQVSLDLETPLCRRIRRLLAREYISVYQEDATRDDAILELAKLDFNLLQSIHREELENISKWWNDLASSKKISFARDRLVECYFWILEVYFEPYYSRARVITTKVAALTSILDDMYDVYSTLEESQRLTEAIQRWDVKVVHQLPEYMKDYYLKLIHTFEEFEDLLASGEKYRITYLKEAMKDLSEVYFEESKWRDQHYVPTLEEHLHVSLISSAYPMLECASFVGMREIATKEAFQWITSFPKIVQASAIICRIMNDIASHELEQTREHVASTVQCYMKECGTDVHVACKKLQGLVDDAWKEINEECLNPTAFSIALLERIINYSRVAENIYKYIDGYTNSSTKTKEYISLLLVHPVPL; via the exons ATGTCTACGTTGGGCAGTGATGTGAAAGGACTGTTAAGCTTATACAACGCAGCCTATCTTGGGACTCATGGGGAGATCATTCTTGATGAAGCCATCTCTTTTACGAGGAATAGCCTAGTGTCTGCATTAGCTGATCTTAAACCACCATTAACAACGCAAGTGTCTCTTGACCTCGAGACACCTCTCTGTAGGAGAATTAGAAGGCTCTTGGCAAGAGAATACATATCTGTATACCAAGAGGATGCCACACGAGATGATGCCATCCTGGAGCTTGCAAAGTTGGACTTCAATTTGTTGCAATCTATTCATCGCGAGGAGCTTGAGAACATCTCCAA GTGGTGGAATGATTTAGCCTCGTCAAAAAAAATCAGTTTTGCTCGAGATAGATTGGTGGAATGCTATTTCTGGATCCTGGAGGTATACTTTGAACCCTACTATTCTCGTGCACGAGTGATAACAACCAAGGTGGCTGCCCTTACTTCAATTCTGGATGACATGTATGATGTCTATAGCACATTGGAGGAGAGTCAACGACTAACTGAGGCAATTCAAAG GTGGGATGTGAAGGTTGTTCATCAATTACCAGAGTACATGAAGGATTATTATCTAAAGCTAATCCACACctttgaagagtttgaagatttatTGGCTTCCGGTGAGAAATATCGCATAACCTATCTGAAGGAAGCG ATGAAAGATTTATCTGAAGTTTATTTTGAGGAATCCAAATGGAGAGATCAACATTACGTACCAACTTTGGAAGAACATCTACATGTTTCCCTCATAAGTTCAGCATATCCTATGCTCGAATGTGCCTCTTTCGTTGGAATGAGAGAAATAGCAACTAAGGAGGCATTTCAATGGATTACTAGTTTCCCAAAGATTGTCCAAGCTTCTGCAATAATTTGTCGTATCATGAATGACATTGCTTCACATGAG TTGGAACAAACTAGGGAACATGTTGCCTCCACAGTCCAATGCTACATGAAAGAATGCGGAACAGATGTGCATGTGGCATGTAAGAAGCTCCAAGGTCTAGTTGACGATGCATGGAAGGAGATAAACGAAGAGTGCCTCAATCCGACTGCATTCTCCATTGCTTTACTTGAAAGGATTATTAATTATTCACGAGTGGCAGAAAATATTTATAAGTACATCGATGGATACACCAACTCCTCTACGAAGACGAAGGAATATATCTCTTTGTTACTTGTACATCCTGTTCCACTTTGA
- the LOC135617579 gene encoding alpha-humulene synthase-like yields MGSLSLQSLVPDDELMVRKSVSYRPNVWGDYFIQHGQSVTPTSEECETTIKERVAELKEQIRSMSKDPTDILQTMNLVDSIQLLGLDYCFEKEISEALNHIYDAHIDDHGLYDPALRFGLLRQQGYYVSPDKIWTLLAPFTQSNLAILYLHVSKT; encoded by the exons ATGGGGAGTCTGAGTCTGCAATCACTTGTTCCAGATGATGAGCTGATGGTTCGCAAGTCTGTAAGCTATCGTCCGAACGTTTGGGGCGACTACTTTATCCAACATGGTCAGTCCGTTACTCCAACATCG GAGGAGTGTGAGACAACGATAAAAGAGAGAGTTGCGGAACTGAAGGAGCAGATAAGAAGCATGTCCAAGGATCCTACTGACATCTTGCAAACTATGAATTTGgtcgattcaatccagcttcttggattggaTTATTGCTTCGAGAAGGAAATAAGTGAAGCGTTAAACCATATCTATGATGCCCATATTGACGACCATGGTCTTTACGACCCTGCTCTCCGATTTGGACTGCTGAGACAACAAGGATATTATGTCTCCCCTG ACAAAATTTGGACTTTGTTGGCACCATTTACTCAATCCAACTTGGCAATACTATATCTACACGTATCAAAGACATAG